The Thermomonospora amylolytica sequence GGTCTCGGTGGTGGCCCGCAACCCGCAGGGCAAGACCACCACGGCCACCAGCAGCTTCACCACGCTCAAGGCCGCCGCCCCGCTGACCGTCGTGGACATGGTCCCGATGCCGGGGGAGAAGGTCGGCGTGGGGATGCCGATCACGCTGACCTTCAACCGGGAGATCCCCGACCGCGACAAGAAGACGGTCGAGCAGGCGCTGGAGGTCAGGTCCACCAAGCCCGCCACCGGCGCCTGGTTCTGGATCAGCGACCGGCAGGTGATCTTCCGGACCAAGAACGAGCAGTACTGGCAGCCCAACCAGACCGTGAAGCTGACCGCCGAACTGGCCGGGATCAGGGCCGGCAAGGGCGTGTACGGCACCGCCGACTTCACCCGCTCGTTCAGGATCGGCGACTCGCACATCTCCACGGTCAACGCCAAGACCAAGAAGATGGTCGTCAAGGTCAACGGCAAGGTCGTCAAGAAGACCGGGATCAGCGCAGGCAAGGGCGGCCGGGTCGTCAACGGGGTCGACACCTACCTGACCACCAGCGGCATCCACCTGACCATGAGCAAGCACCGGGTCGAGCGGATGACGTCGGAGTGGATGGGCGTCGACCCCAAGGACAAGAAGAACGGCGGCTACGACCTGCTGCTGCCGCACGCCGTGCGGATCTCGTCCACCGGCGAGTACGTGCACGCCAGCCCGGACCGCTACTGGGCGTTCGGCCGCTACAACGCCAGCCACGGCTGCGTCAACACCCCGCCCCCGTTCGCCGAGTGGTTCTACAACCTCTCCTACCGGGGCGACATCGTCATCGTGACGGGCACCAAGCGAAGCCTGCCGTGGAACAACGGCTGGAGCTACTACGAGATGTCCTGGGACAGGTGGGTCAAGGGCAGCGCCCTGGACCGCGAGGTCACCACGGGCTGACCGCGCCCTCCCCGGCGACACGACGCCCCCGGCGGCTCCGGCCACCGGGGGCGCACTCGTCCCGGCGAAAAACCCGTTGCCTCCGGACATTCCGGTACCGCACACTTGTCTCAACAGCGGAAACCACACCGGATTCCACACGACGAAGGGAGCGTGCGTCATGACGGAACACCGTCTCGAACGCCATGAACGCCCCTTCGTCCCCGGCGGAGAAGCCCTCTGACGTCCCGGCCCTGACCGGCGCGCCGCCTTCTCCCCAGGGAGCGGGCGGCTTTTCCATCCAAGGCGCGTTCGTCCAGTGGTCAGGACACCACGTTCTCACCGTGGAAACACGAGTTCGATTCTCGTACGCGCTGCTCGCCCTTTTCAGGGCCCAGGCCGGGTCGACTAACCGGAAGGTCACCGCCCTTTCAAGGCGGCAGGTGCGGGTTCAAATCCCGTCCCGGCTACCACGTTTCCGCAGGTCAGCACCACGATCGAGGCCATCGTAGCACGCCTTCAAGATCGTTTGTCCGTGAGATGTCCGTGGGACGAAACGTGATCTTGGAGCACGCTCCGGGCCGCAGGCGGCCGCAGGAAGATCGTCCACGCCCGGCGCGAGCGGCGGACGATCATGGTGGACCCTGGTTATCGACGCATATCTCCGCCCTTTGGGAATCGCCTGCGATGGCGTGGGTCATGTCTCATCTGTATCTAATCTATTTCATGGTGAATGGAATCATGGTTTCCATGTGATAGGCGGCTGATTTCTGTTTTTCATAGCGGTCGGGGCCGGTGCGGCGGCACCGGCCCCGACGCGGAGCTCCTCAGTTCACTTCTTGGTGGGAACGGCGGGCGCCGCCACGCCGAGGAGGTCGAGCAGGTGGGCGGTGGACACTCGGTAACTGGTTCCGATCCGGAGAACCTTGCAGGGGAACTCGCCGCGCTTGGCGAGGTCGTAGGCGTACGTGCGAGACAATCCCAAGGCGCGGGCCGCGGTCACGATGTCGACCACGGACGGCAGTTCCGTGAGTTCGTTCAGCTTCAGGGTTTCCATGCGAATACCTCCGCTGGGGATTCGTGTACTGGATCGGTGTGGCGGCGTGGTCGCCGTTCGAAGGTGCGTCCTTCCTGGTGGGCTGACTGGTCCCGGTCGCCCGTCCCGTGGGGGACGCAGCGTGACGGTGACCGACGATGTGGGCTCCGGCCTCACCCGATAAGGGCTCCGAATGGCAGTGGATTCGGCGGTCGAATGGCGACCTGACTCAGGAGCGTGGGCCTGCGATGCGCACGGCGGGACGATTCCTCGCTGCTTCCTTGTGTGATGATCAGCGACCTGCGTTATTGCGCGAGACTGGGCGGGTGGCGCCGGCGTATTGGCGCATGCGGGTGGGGTCGGTGGTGAAGGGGGCGATGCGGACGACGTCGCCGGTGTGGGGTGCGTGGATCATGCGGCCTCCGCCGAGGTAGAGGGCGACGTGGTGGATGGTGGCGGGGTTGGCCGGGTTGTGGGCGAAGAACAGCAGGTCGCCGGGCTGGAGCCGGTGGCGGGGGATGTGGGGGCCGTCGTTGTACTGGGCGGCGGCGACCCGGTCGATGTGGACTCCGGCCTGGGCCCAGGCGTACTGGGTGAGCCCGGAGCAGTCGAAGCCTTTGATGTGGGCGCCGTGGGCGATGCCGTGGCTGGGGCCGTGGGTGCCGCCGCCGCCCCAGGAGTAGGGGGTGCCGAGCCACCGCAGGGCGGCCTTGACGGCGAGGGCGCCGCGGCCGCTGGCGGCGGGCTGGGCGTACTGGGCGGCCTGGGCGAGGACCTGGCGGACGTAGGGGTGGGAGTGGTTGTAGTGCCAGAGCGCCCGTTCCAGCTGCGTGCCGCCCTTCCCGGCGCCGTTGGCGCACAGGTAGCGGGCGGCGCCGTGGATGGCGTCGGCCGGGGTGTAGCGGTCGGCTCGCCCGTCGCCGTTGGCGTCGATGCCGTAGGCGGTCCAGGTGGCGGACAGGAACTGCATGGGGCCGCCGGCTCCGGCGTGGTTCTCCCCGGAGCGGACGCCGGGGAGGGGGGAGCGGCCGTGGTCGGATTCGATCTTGCCGATGGCGGCCAGCACGCTCCACGACAGGCCGGGGCACGTTTGGGCGGCGGCCAGGTACCAGTGCAGGTAGTCCGGCGGGATGTCGCGGCGGGCTAACGCGGTGGGTGCGCCGTCGAACCCGGCGATCTGTGGAGTGCCGGGGCTGGTGGTGGCGAGGACGAGGAGCAGGAACGGCGCCGCGACCAGGGCGACGGCGCCACAGGCGGCCGTCTTCACCGGCCCGACCACCCGCCCTGGGCCGGGTGGGCGGAGACCGCCGCGGGGTGGGGAACGCCGGGCGGTTCCTGCGGGTCCCGGCCCGAGGCCGGCGGCACTGAGCCGACTGCCTGTGGGGACGGCCGCGGGTTCGGTGCCGTGGCCCGTGGTGACCGGGCCTCCCGGCCACCACGGGCTGCGGAGGCCCGCTGGCCTCGAACGTGGGATGACGGTCCCGACAGCCGGACGGGTGGAGTGGTCTGCGGCGGGGTGGACTGTGGGTCAGTCTGTGCGTTCGGCGTTGGTGTGGGCGCGGCGCTGGGCCCGGTAGCCCGCGCCCTTACGCGCGGGTGGTGGTGTGTGGTCATCTGCGGTGGTGCCCCCTGGGTGTGGGTGGGGCTGCCGCAGCACCTGCAGGACCGCGGTCCAGGAGTAGCGGAAGTTCTTGCCCGCCTTCAGCGCCGGGATCTGCCCGGCGGCGGCCATCCGCCGCACCGTCTGCTGGGACAGCCCCAGCCGGGCGGCGACCTCCTCGGTGGTGAGGATGTCCGGGTCGCGGCCGGGCCTGCCGGGCCGGTCGGGGTGGTCGGGCATGGCGGGTGCTCCTGGGTTCGCGGTCATGGCGTGGTGTCCTTTCCAGTGTGGTGGAGGTGCTGCGGCAGCGAGCGGTTGAGCTCTGTGGCTGCGTGTTGAAGTTGGTTGGCGCTACTTGCGCTCTGCAATGTTGCCACGTACCGTAGCCGTCGCGCTACTGACAGCGCAGGAATCGGGGGTACGTGTATGCGTCTTCTGCGCAGGCGGGTGGCGGATGTCCACTCGCCGGCCGAGGCCGGAGACCGTGATGCCACGACGGACCGGCCGGCTGTGATCGGGGCTCATGGCGGAGCGGGAACGTCGACGATCGCGGCGTTGCTGCGCCCGGCGTGGGATCTGGGCTCGGTCGCTCATCTCGCCGGTACCGGGCGGATGCCGGTGCTGGCCAGGAGTCGGCCGTTGCTGGTGGTGGCTCGGAACACGGTGGCGGCGGCACGGCGCGCGACCGACGCGGTGACCGCGTTGCACCACGCCGGGGTGCCGATCGCGGGACTGGTGATCGTCGCCGATGGGGCCGGGGCGGAGCCTCGGGACGCCACCGCCCGCTTCTCCCTGCTGGAAGGCCGGGTGCGGGGTGTGGTGCGGATGCCGTTCGTGCCCGGGCTGCGCCTGGTGGACGACGTCACCCAGATCCCGCTGCCGGAACGGGCACGTGACGCGCTCGCCTCCATCCGGGGCGTGGTGAACGGCCAGGTCGCCGACCGGTAGCCGTATCCGGCGGTCTCTTTGTCCATAGGAGACCGCGCGAGCTGGACACGGCACCGGTGATGGCCGGGGAGCCGTGGCGGACGGACAGATCTGATCGAGCCAGGGGCCCGTATCCGCGGGTTCCTGCTGACCATCGAGTCGAACAACGGGGGTTCATTCCTTGAACGATGCCGTTCTGCGCTTAGTGGATGCCGCACAGTGGCTGCTGGCACCCGGACCTGACGGGTCGGGTGTCCAGGTGCCGGATCCGGCGCCGAGCGCACCGCCGGAGCTGGGCGAGCCGGTGAACGTGATCATCAGCTGGGGCAAGTGGGGCGTGCTGGTCTGTGGGGTCGCCGGACTGCTCATCTGCGCCGGGCAGATGGCGATCGGCCGCAAAAACCGCAGCAGCTTCGCCGCCGACGGCGCCACCGGCGTCCCATGGGTGCTGGGCGGGCTCAGCCTGGTGGCCACTGCGGCGTCCATCGTCGAGATGTTCGTCGGGTGAGGGCGCCGATGGGGCATGCGATCCGCATCCGGCGGTGGCTGCTGGCGGTTCCGCTGGTGGGCCTCGGTCTCGGGGCCGTCGCCTACGGGCTGTGGGAGCCCGACGATGATCCGCCACGTACACGGACCGAAGGGGTTGCGCCGCCTGCCGCGTCCCGGCCGACCGAGGTCGGGCTGGAGGAGTCGGGCCTTCGGTGGAGCGACCACTTCGGCATGGAACTGCCGGTCTCACCTGTGCACGGGCCGCGCAGTCTGCACGCCGGGCTGGCCAGTGGGTTCGCGCGGACGCCGTCGGGGGCGCTGCTGGCGGCCGTGCACATCGTCGTACGGACGGCGCCGCAGTGGGGGCCGACGGTGTTCGAGCCGACCATCTCGCGGCAGGTGGTCGGGCCCGAGCGGGATGTTCTGCTCGCCTCCACCCGCGACTTCTACGAACGCAAGCGCGCTGAGATGGGCCTCGCTGAGGACGCTCCGCTGGGGCCGGGATATGCGGCGATCGAGGCGTACCGGTGGCACTCCTACTCACCGGATGTCGCGTCGCTGGACCTGGTGTCGGCCGGGCCTGGGCGGCGCGGCGTCACCGTGCGGGCGGCGACCCGCGTTCAGCTGCACTGGGCCGGTGGGGACTGGCGTGTACTGGCCCCTCCGGGCGGGGACT is a genomic window containing:
- a CDS encoding L,D-transpeptidase, whose protein sequence is MSAPQVTITPGTGTTKAPPDKGVVVKVGNGTLEQVSVTVKGKPVEGEMSSDKTTWRSRTLKPGTAYEVSVVARNPQGKTTTATSSFTTLKAAAPLTVVDMVPMPGEKVGVGMPITLTFNREIPDRDKKTVEQALEVRSTKPATGAWFWISDRQVIFRTKNEQYWQPNQTVKLTAELAGIRAGKGVYGTADFTRSFRIGDSHISTVNAKTKKMVVKVNGKVVKKTGISAGKGGRVVNGVDTYLTTSGIHLTMSKHRVERMTSEWMGVDPKDKKNGGYDLLLPHAVRISSTGEYVHASPDRYWAFGRYNASHGCVNTPPPFAEWFYNLSYRGDIVIVTGTKRSLPWNNGWSYYEMSWDRWVKGSALDREVTTG
- a CDS encoding helix-turn-helix domain-containing protein — encoded protein: METLKLNELTELPSVVDIVTAARALGLSRTYAYDLAKRGEFPCKVLRIGTSYRVSTAHLLDLLGVAAPAVPTKK
- a CDS encoding C40 family peptidase; the encoded protein is MKTAACGAVALVAAPFLLLVLATTSPGTPQIAGFDGAPTALARRDIPPDYLHWYLAAAQTCPGLSWSVLAAIGKIESDHGRSPLPGVRSGENHAGAGGPMQFLSATWTAYGIDANGDGRADRYTPADAIHGAARYLCANGAGKGGTQLERALWHYNHSHPYVRQVLAQAAQYAQPAASGRGALAVKAALRWLGTPYSWGGGGTHGPSHGIAHGAHIKGFDCSGLTQYAWAQAGVHIDRVAAAQYNDGPHIPRHRLQPGDLLFFAHNPANPATIHHVALYLGGGRMIHAPHTGDVVRIAPFTTDPTRMRQYAGATRPVSRNNAGR
- a CDS encoding helix-turn-helix domain-containing protein encodes the protein MTANPGAPAMPDHPDRPGRPGRDPDILTTEEVAARLGLSQQTVRRMAAAGQIPALKAGKNFRYSWTAVLQVLRQPHPHPGGTTADDHTPPPARKGAGYRAQRRAHTNAERTD